A genomic region of Chitinimonas arctica contains the following coding sequences:
- a CDS encoding superoxide dismutase produces the protein MEHKLPELPYALDALAPHMSKETLEYHYGKHHQTYITNLNNLIKGTEHENASLEEIVKKAPAGGLFNNAAQVWNHTFFWLGFKPNAAGDARAPAGKLADAINAKWGSLDEFKKAFNTAAAGNFGSGWTWLVKKADGSLDIVNTSAAATPLTTADTALLTADVWEHAYYIDYRNSRPNYLEAFWKLVDWDVVAARLA, from the coding sequence ATGGAACACAAACTTCCCGAACTGCCTTACGCCCTCGATGCCCTGGCCCCGCATATGTCGAAGGAAACGCTGGAATACCACTACGGTAAACACCACCAGACCTATATCACCAACCTGAACAACCTGATCAAGGGCACCGAACACGAGAACGCCTCGCTTGAGGAAATCGTGAAGAAGGCGCCGGCCGGTGGCCTGTTCAACAACGCCGCCCAGGTCTGGAACCACACCTTCTTCTGGCTGGGTTTCAAGCCCAACGCCGCCGGCGATGCCCGCGCACCCGCCGGCAAGCTGGCCGACGCCATCAACGCCAAATGGGGTTCGCTGGACGAATTCAAGAAGGCCTTCAATACCGCCGCCGCCGGCAACTTCGGCTCGGGCTGGACCTGGCTGGTGAAAAAGGCCGACGGCAGCCTGGACATCGTCAACACCTCGGCAGCCGCCACCCCGCTGACAACCGCCGACACCGCCCTGCTGACCGCCGATGTGTGGGAACACGCCTACTACATCGACTACCGCAACAGCCGCCCCAACTATCTGGAAGCGTTCTGGAAGCTGGTCGATTGGGACGTGGTTGCGGCTCGCCTGGCTTAA